A genomic stretch from Shewanella woodyi ATCC 51908 includes:
- the secB gene encoding protein-export chaperone SecB, whose translation MAEVANNEQQDPQFNIQRVYTKDISFETPNSPAVFQKEWTPEVKLDLDTRSAKLADNVFEVVLSLTVTAKNGEETAFLCEVQQAGIFAINGLTEQQLAHSLGAYCPNILFPYAREAVGSLVARGTFPQLNLAPVNFDALFAQYVNQRQAGAEEAAAKTEEASA comes from the coding sequence ATGGCTGAAGTAGCAAACAACGAACAACAAGATCCGCAATTCAACATCCAACGTGTTTACACGAAAGATATCTCTTTCGAAACGCCAAACAGCCCAGCTGTATTCCAAAAAGAGTGGACTCCAGAAGTTAAGTTAGATCTTGATACTCGTAGCGCTAAGTTAGCTGACAATGTATTCGAAGTTGTTTTATCTCTTACTGTTACAGCTAAGAATGGTGAAGAAACTGCATTCCTATGTGAAGTTCAGCAAGCTGGTATCTTCGCAATTAACGGTCTGACTGAGCAGCAACTTGCTCACTCTCTAGGTGCATACTGCCCTAACATTCTTTTCCCATACGCTCGTGAAGCTGTGGGTAGCTTGGTTGCTCGTGGTACTTTCCCACAGCTAAACCTTGCACCAGTTAACTTCGATGCGCTTTTCGCTCAGTACGTTAACCAACGTCAAGCTGGTGCTGAAGAAGCTGCTGCTAAAACTGAAGAAGCAAGCGCTTAA
- a CDS encoding S41 family peptidase, whose product MSQLIRYLSFTLLGLALGVSLTLSSQENAEQAQSRLNYPLLLDIIDTVETYYVTEFTQDELIAAAIEGIFAKLDPYSNFLDQQEFSNIRDANKGEYFGFGVEIATEDNKITIITPFANSPADLAGIEPGDQILKLNNEPVDSNRLDYLLKEIKRHSQNNLPILLTLSHTGMDTEFEVTLIPSVISIQSVSAKVIEDQIGYIRLASFQDNSTEELVKQLTQWQDVRLSGIILDLRNNPGGLLDQAIKIADIFLSKGRIVSTEGRFFDANSEYYASPQTMLSNIPMTILINKGSASASEVLAAALQENHRAKVIGETSFGKGTVQSLIPTLIEGNAIKLTIAKYTTPNGRDINSKGIEPDIKLDLTTVTNNKNVPIIDEIIIQDESTQDKILNSAITWIKTKQ is encoded by the coding sequence ATGTCACAACTTATACGTTATCTATCCTTCACTCTGTTAGGCTTGGCGTTGGGCGTTTCTCTAACCCTATCAAGTCAAGAAAATGCAGAACAAGCTCAATCGCGTCTAAACTATCCACTGCTTCTCGATATCATAGATACAGTTGAAACTTACTATGTCACAGAGTTCACCCAAGATGAGTTAATCGCGGCGGCCATTGAGGGGATCTTTGCTAAGCTGGATCCCTACTCAAACTTTCTCGATCAACAAGAGTTCTCCAACATCAGGGATGCCAATAAAGGAGAGTACTTTGGCTTTGGTGTCGAAATTGCCACTGAAGATAATAAAATCACCATCATCACCCCATTTGCAAACTCCCCGGCGGATCTTGCTGGTATAGAACCAGGCGATCAGATACTCAAACTTAACAATGAGCCCGTCGACTCCAACAGATTAGATTACCTGTTAAAAGAGATTAAACGGCACAGTCAGAATAACTTGCCAATCTTGCTGACCTTAAGCCATACAGGTATGGACACTGAGTTTGAAGTGACTCTTATCCCTAGCGTTATCTCAATCCAGTCAGTTAGCGCCAAAGTTATTGAAGATCAAATTGGCTATATAAGATTAGCCAGCTTTCAGGACAACTCTACAGAAGAGTTAGTTAAACAGTTAACTCAGTGGCAAGATGTCAGACTCTCCGGCATTATTCTCGATCTAAGAAACAACCCTGGCGGTCTATTAGATCAAGCCATAAAAATTGCAGATATCTTCCTATCTAAAGGAAGAATAGTATCAACGGAGGGACGTTTTTTTGATGCCAATTCAGAGTATTACGCCTCACCACAGACCATGTTATCCAATATTCCAATGACCATACTCATCAATAAAGGCTCAGCCTCTGCCTCAGAGGTACTTGCAGCAGCGCTGCAGGAAAATCACAGAGCAAAAGTGATAGGTGAGACCAGTTTTGGCAAGGGAACCGTGCAAAGTTTAATTCCCACGCTAATTGAGGGAAACGCTATTAAACTCACCATAGCGAAATACACGACGCCAAATGGTCGTGACATCAACAGCAAAGGTATAGAGCCTGATATAAAACTGGATCTTACGACTGTTACAAACAACAAAAATGTGCCTATAATCGACGAAATCATAATTCAAGATGAAAGCACACAAGATAAAATTCTGAATTCTGCAATTACTTGGATTAAAACAAAACAATAA
- the gpsA gene encoding NAD(P)H-dependent glycerol-3-phosphate dehydrogenase, whose protein sequence is MKNTADITVLGAGSYGTALAISLASNGHRTLLWGHDPEHIENLKRDRANEAFLPGITLPDLLVPEADLATALAASNNVLVVVPSHVFGLVLEQAKPLLREDSRIVWATKGLEPETGRLLQEVAREVLGDKYPLAVLSGPTFAKELAAGMPTAISVAGTDESFTQDLVELLHSSNRLRVYANDDFTGLQLGGAVKNVIAISAGMSDGIGFGANARTALITRGLVELTRLGEAIGAQASTFMGMAGLGDLVLTCTDNQSRNRRFGLALGKGQGVEEAQVEIGQVVEGYRNTKEVYTLAKRLGVEMPITEQVYKVLYQGGTPHEAAKSLLAREKKSETEDSE, encoded by the coding sequence ATGAAAAACACTGCCGATATTACGGTACTGGGGGCGGGGTCTTATGGCACCGCCCTTGCTATTTCTTTAGCCAGTAACGGACACAGAACCTTGCTTTGGGGCCATGACCCTGAGCATATCGAAAACCTCAAGCGTGATCGCGCTAACGAAGCGTTTTTGCCTGGTATCACTCTTCCTGATCTACTTGTTCCCGAAGCTGATTTAGCAACGGCACTTGCAGCGTCTAATAATGTATTAGTTGTTGTTCCTAGCCACGTATTTGGCCTGGTGCTTGAGCAAGCTAAACCGCTTTTGCGTGAAGACTCTCGTATCGTTTGGGCAACTAAAGGCCTTGAGCCTGAAACAGGCAGGTTGCTGCAAGAGGTTGCTCGCGAAGTGTTAGGTGATAAATATCCTCTGGCTGTACTGTCTGGACCGACATTTGCTAAAGAGCTGGCTGCTGGCATGCCAACGGCTATTTCGGTTGCGGGTACTGATGAGAGTTTCACTCAAGATCTTGTCGAACTACTTCATAGCTCTAACCGTTTACGTGTATACGCCAATGATGACTTTACCGGTCTTCAGCTAGGTGGCGCTGTGAAAAATGTGATTGCAATCAGCGCAGGTATGTCTGATGGAATTGGTTTTGGCGCTAATGCTAGAACAGCACTTATTACCCGCGGCTTAGTCGAGTTAACCAGGCTCGGTGAAGCGATTGGTGCTCAAGCGAGTACCTTTATGGGGATGGCTGGACTCGGTGATTTAGTGTTGACCTGTACCGATAATCAATCTCGAAATCGTCGTTTTGGCTTAGCATTAGGTAAAGGCCAAGGCGTTGAAGAGGCACAGGTTGAGATTGGCCAAGTGGTTGAAGGCTATCGAAATACCAAAGAGGTGTACACCTTAGCCAAGCGATTAGGTGTTGAGATGCCGATCACTGAGCAGGTATACAAGGTGCTTTATCAAGGTGGAACGCCTCATGAAGCGGCTAAGTCTCTGTTAGCTAGAGAGAAAAAATCTGAGACTGAAGATAGCGAGTAA
- a CDS encoding rhodanese-like domain-containing protein, protein MQEYIEFLKANPMLSLAWIGLFIGLIVSVFKSSVSKVTTVDHQQATLLINKQDAKVIDVREKAEFKKGHIIDAINVPLSEIKNNQISALEKFKASPIIMVCNAGMVSSQAAQLMVKAGFESVNNLKGGMGDWQSNNLPVTKSKK, encoded by the coding sequence ATGCAAGAATATATTGAATTTTTAAAAGCTAACCCAATGCTTAGCTTAGCCTGGATAGGTCTATTCATTGGTCTTATCGTTAGCGTTTTCAAATCAAGTGTTTCAAAAGTGACAACGGTTGATCACCAACAAGCGACTTTATTGATCAATAAACAAGATGCGAAAGTGATCGATGTAAGGGAAAAAGCTGAGTTTAAAAAGGGACATATCATTGATGCAATCAATGTTCCTTTGTCAGAAATTAAAAATAATCAAATTTCTGCCCTTGAAAAGTTTAAAGCTAGTCCCATTATAATGGTATGTAATGCTGGTATGGTGTCATCTCAAGCAGCGCAACTGATGGTCAAAGCAGGTTTTGAATCTGTTAATAACCTAAAAGGCGGCATGGGTGACTGGCAATCAAATAATCTGCCAGTAACGAAAAGTAAGAAGTAG
- the gpmM gene encoding 2,3-bisphosphoglycerate-independent phosphoglycerate mutase, with the protein MTTRKRPLALLILDGWGYRENTQKNAVFHANTPVLDRLNAQYPNSLISGSGLDVGLPDGQMGNSEVGHINIGSGRIVYQELTRIGKAIDDGEFDENPALIEAVDKAIANNGAVHVMGLLSPGGVHSHESHIEAMCRLAVKRGAKQVYLHAFLDGRDTPPRSAKSSLAHFDDLFTTLGTGRVASIIGRYYAMDRDNRWDRVSQAYDLITQGKSLHQYSNAVEALEAAYGRDENDEFVGSSAITDAQGNSAKLNDEDALIFMNFRADRARQITRSFVDSDFDGFTREVTPKAHFVMLTEYAADINAAIAYPSTDLVNTLGEVLQKEGKTQLRISETEKYAHVTFFFNGGKEQPFNGEDRILIQSPKVATYDLQPEMSSEELTDKLVGAIESTKYDVIICNYPNGDMVGHTGSFEAAVQACEAVDSCIGRVVDALAKVDGECLITADHGNAEQMTDESTGQAHTAHTSELVPLIYVGRNGTIQEGGRLSDLAPTMLTLMGQDVPSEMTGRSIIKLDE; encoded by the coding sequence ATGACGACACGCAAACGCCCCTTGGCATTGCTGATCCTCGACGGCTGGGGTTACCGTGAAAATACGCAAAAAAATGCTGTATTTCACGCAAACACTCCAGTCCTAGATCGACTCAACGCCCAATACCCGAATAGCCTGATCTCCGGTTCTGGCTTAGATGTAGGCTTACCCGATGGACAGATGGGTAACTCTGAAGTTGGCCATATCAACATAGGCTCAGGCCGCATTGTTTATCAGGAACTAACCCGAATTGGTAAAGCAATCGATGACGGTGAATTTGATGAAAATCCAGCACTTATCGAAGCTGTAGATAAAGCCATTGCAAACAATGGCGCAGTTCATGTGATGGGGCTTTTGTCACCCGGTGGTGTCCATAGCCATGAAAGCCATATCGAAGCCATGTGCCGCCTAGCAGTAAAACGTGGTGCTAAGCAGGTTTATCTGCATGCTTTCCTCGATGGACGTGATACCCCCCCTCGTAGTGCAAAGTCCAGCTTAGCTCATTTTGATGATCTTTTTACTACATTAGGCACTGGTCGTGTGGCCTCGATTATTGGCCGTTACTACGCCATGGATCGCGACAATCGCTGGGATCGAGTATCTCAAGCCTACGATTTAATCACTCAAGGTAAGTCACTACATCAGTACTCAAATGCTGTTGAAGCACTTGAAGCCGCATATGGCCGTGATGAAAATGATGAGTTTGTTGGCAGCTCTGCAATTACTGATGCTCAAGGCAACTCAGCTAAGCTCAATGATGAAGATGCCCTTATCTTTATGAACTTCCGTGCAGATAGAGCACGCCAGATCACCCGTAGTTTTGTGGACAGTGATTTTGATGGTTTTACCCGAGAGGTAACACCTAAAGCTCATTTTGTGATGCTGACAGAGTATGCCGCCGACATTAATGCCGCTATCGCTTACCCATCTACTGATCTGGTCAATACCTTAGGGGAAGTGCTACAAAAAGAAGGTAAGACCCAGCTACGCATCTCAGAAACAGAGAAGTATGCTCATGTGACTTTCTTCTTCAATGGTGGCAAAGAGCAGCCTTTTAATGGTGAAGATAGGATCCTTATCCAATCACCTAAAGTCGCCACTTACGATCTGCAACCAGAGATGAGTTCAGAAGAGCTAACCGATAAGCTAGTCGGGGCGATCGAATCAACCAAATATGATGTAATTATCTGTAACTACCCGAATGGTGATATGGTAGGTCATACGGGGAGTTTCGAGGCAGCGGTACAAGCCTGTGAAGCGGTAGATTCCTGTATTGGTCGTGTTGTCGATGCCTTAGCAAAAGTCGATGGGGAGTGTTTAATTACTGCTGACCACGGTAATGCTGAGCAGATGACGGATGAATCAACAGGTCAGGCTCATACGGCTCACACAAGTGAGTTAGTGCCATTGATCTATGTTGGACGTAACGGCACTATTCAGGAGGGCGGACGATTAAGCGATCTTGCCCCAACCATGTTAACCTTGATGGGACAAGATGTGCCATCAGAGATGACTGGCCGCTCAATAATAAAACTCGATGAGTAA
- a CDS encoding murein hydrolase activator EnvC family protein — MLSTPLQASDLQQRQSDLKQLQSQISKQQSDLKNTSKQREKLVNLLKKDEKAIASAAKKVNETKTSLTQTDKQLSKLNNRQAELNKLKKIQQESLSNQLASAYLAGNHDYSKMLLNQQSPATIERLLTYYQYLNNARMASINELQATMIELEEITQEQISQKDRLNKLILNQQQQAKQLTLEQSQRQNTLSLLQKTLNSSGAKLEQLQIEEASLKRVVEQAITAMRNSPKMDGLSSKNKLSWPTKGRIKSGFGSQRSGQVKWKGVTVSAPEGQTITAIAPGKVIYADWLRGFGMVLVVDHGKGYMSLYGHAQTLLKNAGDLVNKGESVALVGRSGGQTEPGLYFEVRHKGQAVDPARYCKR; from the coding sequence ATGCTTTCCACGCCACTGCAGGCTTCCGATCTGCAGCAACGTCAATCTGATCTGAAACAGCTTCAATCCCAAATAAGTAAGCAACAATCTGATCTGAAAAACACCAGTAAGCAGAGAGAGAAACTGGTAAATCTGCTTAAGAAAGATGAGAAAGCGATCGCCTCAGCGGCGAAAAAAGTCAACGAGACTAAAACCTCATTAACCCAAACAGATAAGCAGTTAAGTAAGCTCAATAATCGACAAGCTGAATTAAATAAACTCAAAAAGATCCAACAGGAATCTCTATCAAATCAATTAGCCAGTGCCTACTTAGCTGGTAATCATGATTACAGTAAGATGCTATTAAATCAGCAGAGCCCAGCAACAATCGAGCGACTGCTAACTTACTATCAATACCTGAATAATGCCCGTATGGCATCCATCAACGAGCTTCAGGCAACCATGATTGAGCTAGAGGAGATCACTCAAGAGCAAATTAGCCAAAAAGATCGCCTCAATAAACTGATCCTAAACCAACAGCAGCAGGCTAAGCAGCTGACCCTTGAACAGAGCCAGCGCCAAAATACCCTGTCATTACTGCAAAAAACATTAAACAGCAGCGGCGCTAAGCTAGAGCAACTCCAAATAGAGGAGGCAAGCTTAAAGCGAGTCGTAGAGCAAGCGATCACTGCGATGAGAAACAGTCCAAAGATGGACGGGTTATCGAGTAAAAATAAGCTATCATGGCCGACCAAAGGTCGTATAAAGTCCGGTTTTGGCAGCCAGAGATCGGGACAAGTAAAATGGAAGGGGGTCACAGTTTCAGCACCTGAAGGGCAGACAATTACCGCAATTGCGCCGGGAAAAGTGATCTATGCTGACTGGTTAAGGGGCTTTGGTATGGTGTTAGTTGTTGACCATGGAAAAGGCTATATGAGCCTATATGGTCATGCTCAGACACTACTTAAAAACGCCGGAGACCTTGTAAATAAAGGCGAATCAGTTGCTTTGGTCGGACGATCGGGTGGACAGACAGAGCCTGGCCTATACTTTGAAGTAAGGCATAAAGGGCAAGCTGTCGATCCGGCGAGATATTGTAAACGCTAA